From a region of the Paenibacillus segetis genome:
- a CDS encoding undecaprenyl-diphosphate phosphatase yields MDSIIEIIKSIILGIVEGVTEFLPVSSTGHLIIFENLLGFKGTHPNFVEMYTYVIQLGAILAVVILYWRKIKGTLVNFSPKKVGYEKSGFKFWLMIVIACVPGGVFGILFNDLADKYLFTPVIVAFTLFGGALWMMYAESKFRNNNLNNDEQELNVTVKQAIIIGLFQCLAIIPGMSRSASTIIGGWVSGLTTVVAAEFSFFLAIPVMVGMSFLKIMKMGGFAGLSSQELISLATGFIVSFIVALAVIKKFIAYLQKKPMKVFAIYRMIFAVVVLVAGIAGIFH; encoded by the coding sequence ATGGACAGCATTATTGAAATTATCAAATCAATCATCCTAGGTATTGTGGAAGGTGTAACCGAATTTTTACCTGTATCTTCAACAGGGCATCTAATTATTTTCGAAAATCTACTAGGATTTAAAGGAACCCATCCAAATTTTGTTGAGATGTACACTTATGTGATTCAGCTTGGAGCGATCCTAGCGGTAGTCATACTGTATTGGCGCAAAATAAAAGGAACCCTGGTCAATTTCTCCCCTAAGAAAGTAGGATATGAGAAATCAGGGTTTAAATTTTGGCTAATGATCGTCATCGCTTGTGTTCCTGGGGGTGTCTTCGGGATCCTATTCAATGATCTAGCTGATAAATATTTATTTACGCCTGTTATTGTAGCGTTTACCTTGTTTGGTGGTGCGCTATGGATGATGTACGCGGAATCTAAATTTAGAAACAACAATCTAAATAATGATGAACAAGAGCTAAACGTAACCGTAAAGCAAGCGATTATTATCGGTTTATTTCAATGCTTAGCTATTATTCCTGGGATGTCACGATCAGCTTCAACCATTATCGGTGGCTGGGTATCAGGGCTTACTACGGTCGTTGCCGCTGAGTTCTCTTTCTTCTTAGCAATCCCTGTTATGGTTGGCATGAGTTTTTTGAAGATTATGAAGATGGGTGGATTTGCTGGCCTATCATCACAGGAACTTATCTCACTAGCTACAGGTTTTATCGTTTCGTTTATTGTGGCTTTAGCCGTCATCAAGAAGTTTATTGCATATCTACAAAAGAAACCAATGAAAGTATTCGCTATTTACAGAATGATCTTTGCAGTCGTGGTGTTAGTAGCCGGAATTGCCGGAATATTCCACTAA
- a CDS encoding proline--tRNA ligase — MRQSTLFHNTLRESPSDAEAVSHQLMLRAGFIRQLAAGIYTYMPLGRRVLRKVEQIVRAEMERAGAQELLMPAMQPTELWKESGRYAQYGPELIRLRDRHDREFALGPTHEEVITSLVKNEINSYRRLPVTLYQIQTKFRDERRPRFGLLRGREFLMKDAYSFDIDWEGLDKSYWNMFEAYNRIFTTLGINFRAVEADGGTIGGEGGTHEFMALADVGEDTIVVCTCCDYAANLEKAESGAIDVEEDDMISTDEIRDLEKFYTPDIRSIEQLGEALQINPIDIIKTVVFKADDNLIAVAVRGDHEINEIKVKNYLGAQDISIADSESLAKIPGIVAGFIGPMDLPFPVLVDHTVANMTSGIAGANELNYHVRNLNPIRDIELTHVGDFRNVNEGESCPRCTEGRLTFYRGIELGHVFKLGTKYSEQLSANFIDPSGKEKTLIMGCYGIGISRILSAVIEQHHDDKGVTWPITLAPFHVHLIPISIKDDKQMELAQKLYHLLLEQGIEVLLDDRDERPGVKFKDSDLIGIPIRIVIGKDAEQEHVEFTLRKHNMKESVHVQEAFARIIDLVKRSH; from the coding sequence ATGCGACAAAGCACATTATTTCATAATACATTACGTGAATCACCGTCTGACGCTGAAGCAGTAAGCCATCAGTTGATGTTACGCGCTGGGTTTATCAGGCAATTAGCTGCAGGAATATACACCTATATGCCTCTAGGTAGACGGGTACTTCGTAAAGTGGAACAGATTGTACGGGCTGAAATGGAACGTGCAGGTGCTCAAGAATTGTTAATGCCTGCAATGCAACCAACGGAACTGTGGAAAGAGTCAGGACGATATGCACAATATGGACCAGAGTTAATTCGGTTAAGGGACCGACATGATCGAGAATTTGCCTTAGGACCAACACATGAGGAAGTCATTACTTCTTTAGTGAAGAATGAAATTAACTCTTACCGCAGATTACCAGTAACTTTGTATCAAATTCAGACCAAGTTTCGTGACGAAAGACGTCCGCGTTTTGGGTTACTGCGTGGCAGAGAATTTCTAATGAAAGATGCTTATTCGTTTGATATAGATTGGGAAGGATTAGATAAATCATATTGGAATATGTTTGAGGCTTATAATCGCATATTTACTACATTAGGAATAAACTTTCGTGCTGTGGAGGCTGATGGTGGAACCATTGGAGGCGAAGGTGGAACCCATGAATTTATGGCATTAGCCGATGTAGGAGAAGATACGATTGTTGTTTGTACATGTTGTGATTATGCTGCAAATCTGGAAAAGGCGGAATCTGGAGCAATTGATGTAGAAGAGGATGACATGATTTCTACAGATGAAATAAGGGACTTAGAGAAGTTCTATACGCCTGATATTCGTTCGATTGAACAGCTTGGTGAGGCGCTACAGATCAATCCTATTGATATCATCAAAACGGTTGTATTTAAAGCTGATGATAATTTAATTGCTGTTGCTGTAAGAGGTGATCATGAGATCAACGAAATTAAAGTGAAGAATTATCTGGGGGCTCAAGACATTTCAATTGCTGACTCGGAAAGCTTGGCGAAAATACCCGGTATAGTCGCTGGATTTATAGGGCCTATGGATTTACCATTCCCAGTATTAGTTGATCATACAGTAGCTAATATGACTAGTGGTATAGCAGGTGCTAACGAGTTAAATTATCATGTTCGCAATCTAAATCCTATACGTGATATTGAGCTTACACATGTTGGTGATTTCCGAAATGTAAATGAAGGAGAGAGCTGCCCTCGTTGCACTGAAGGGAGATTAACATTCTATCGTGGTATTGAATTGGGCCATGTCTTCAAACTGGGAACCAAATATAGTGAGCAACTAAGCGCTAATTTCATCGATCCATCGGGTAAAGAAAAGACTCTGATTATGGGTTGCTATGGTATTGGAATATCTCGGATACTATCCGCAGTGATTGAGCAGCATCATGACGACAAGGGAGTCACTTGGCCAATAACTCTAGCACCATTTCATGTGCACCTCATTCCGATATCTATTAAAGACGATAAACAAATGGAATTAGCTCAGAAGTTGTATCATCTTCTGCTTGAGCAAGGTATTGAAGTGTTATTAGATGATAGAGATGAGCGTCCAGGAGTCAAATTTAAAGATTCTGATTTGATTGGTATTCCAATAAGAATCGTTATTGGTAAAGATGCCGAACAGGAGCATGTTGAATTTACCCTGCGGAAACATAACATGAAAGAGTCTGTTCATGTTCAAGAAGCTTTTGCACGAATTATTGATTTGGTAAAGAGAAGCCATTAA
- a CDS encoding acetyltransferase, producing MQTEIVLYQDKYHDKLVDIWHRAVRQTHTFLEEEDIQFYHHVVQNGALNEVEIWVELNEKQEPLGFIGLDGAKIEMLFVDPDYHGQGVGSRLVKHAGQLKGNILQVDVNEQNEQAYAFYKRYDCVQIGRSELDGSGRPFPILHLELKV from the coding sequence ATGCAAACTGAAATTGTCCTTTACCAAGATAAATACCATGATAAACTAGTCGATATTTGGCATAGGGCGGTACGCCAGACCCACACTTTTTTAGAAGAAGAGGATATTCAGTTTTATCATCATGTGGTTCAGAATGGTGCTTTGAACGAGGTTGAGATTTGGGTGGAATTGAACGAAAAACAAGAACCACTCGGGTTTATAGGCCTTGATGGAGCCAAAATAGAAATGTTATTCGTTGATCCTGATTACCATGGACAAGGTGTGGGCAGTCGTTTAGTGAAGCACGCTGGACAGCTCAAAGGGAACATCCTTCAAGTGGATGTTAATGAGCAAAATGAACAGGCCTATGCTTTTTACAAACGTTATGATTGTGTACAAATAGGGCGTTCTGAACTGGACGGATCAGGAAGACCATTTCCGATACTTCATTTAGAGCTTAAGGTGTAG
- a CDS encoding HXXEE domain-containing protein, whose product MINDPFITIHSVMWLFLAVFMIHDFEEIIFVEYWMKRNYPRINERIPAPARRLVKNMSEVTSAQFAVAVALEFIVFIPVTYLAVEQQNYLLFIGFNALLLVHVFTHLGQSILLRAYTPGVVTALLFTLPYSLYLFYRMINDGLVSLKEVLYYAPTGLILLPIVLLGHKLGKMALRE is encoded by the coding sequence GTGATCAATGACCCATTCATTACGATTCATTCTGTTATGTGGTTATTTCTAGCTGTTTTTATGATTCATGATTTCGAAGAAATTATATTTGTGGAGTATTGGATGAAGAGGAATTATCCTAGAATTAACGAGAGGATCCCTGCGCCAGCACGTAGGCTAGTAAAGAACATGTCTGAGGTAACTTCAGCACAATTCGCAGTAGCTGTTGCCTTAGAGTTTATTGTTTTTATACCTGTTACATACTTGGCTGTCGAGCAGCAAAACTACTTGTTGTTTATCGGGTTTAATGCACTATTACTTGTTCATGTATTTACACATTTAGGTCAGTCCATTCTTCTCAGAGCCTATACGCCCGGAGTAGTAACTGCTCTGCTCTTTACTTTGCCATACTCTTTATATTTGTTCTATAGAATGATCAATGATGGGCTTGTCTCGCTAAAGGAAGTACTTTATTATGCACCAACAGGATTGATATTGCTTCCTATAGTCTTGTTAGGACATAAATTAGGGAAAATGGCGTTACGTGAATAG
- a CDS encoding VOC family protein, translated as MYIDQVTLLTSKLHEMKTFYTSIVECELLEDEIEHFVVKIGSTNLTFKTTNLYDEPSYHFAINVPDNKFREVKDWVSSRVPLISEDGSDEVFFESWNADSIYCEDPSGNIVEFIARHHLKNGVTHSFSAKDFICISEVGIVADEVVPLVQKLNTMMIPKWKEGSDSFVPLGDEHGLLIVVKKDREWYFSNHKKAKFYPVEVSIKDIGILRFAKGDVIQSDQ; from the coding sequence ATGTATATTGATCAAGTAACTTTACTGACCAGTAAGCTTCATGAAATGAAGACGTTTTATACCTCTATCGTTGAATGTGAACTGTTGGAAGATGAAATAGAACACTTTGTAGTGAAAATTGGGTCTACTAACTTAACTTTTAAGACAACAAATCTATATGACGAACCCTCTTATCACTTTGCGATTAATGTTCCAGATAATAAGTTTCGTGAGGTAAAAGATTGGGTCTCTTCCAGAGTTCCTCTGATCAGTGAAGATGGCTCTGATGAGGTATTCTTTGAATCATGGAACGCTGATTCGATCTATTGTGAAGATCCTAGTGGGAATATTGTAGAATTTATCGCGCGTCATCATTTGAAGAATGGAGTTACTCATTCATTTTCTGCTAAGGATTTCATTTGTATTAGTGAAGTTGGGATTGTTGCGGATGAGGTCGTACCACTTGTCCAGAAATTGAATACGATGATGATACCGAAATGGAAAGAAGGTAGTGATAGTTTTGTTCCACTTGGAGACGAGCATGGGCTTTTGATTGTGGTCAAGAAGGATCGGGAATGGTATTTCTCCAATCACAAGAAAGCCAAGTTCTACCCAGTAGAAGTATCTATAAAAGATATAGGTATCTTAAGATTTGCAAAAGGAGATGTAATACAGAGTGATCAATGA